The bacterium genome includes a region encoding these proteins:
- the cas8a1 gene encoding type I-MYXAN CRISPR-associated Cas8a1/Cmx1 — protein MRIPLNAPGMTSLHKAGLAGLYMTLEALTRDQRLISGLEWHLEPTSVTFDWKEERLKEAFRDLISASFWLDQGFIRLTGLEISGQPKPDQKHHLYNALLHSFLQFGPHRPTDSKRTLTYEVDERTYSIKDFAPVKSFRHQKAEKDFVDTNGKFKMDVETSSWLYPGGSQRHVVHAATKVTERVEKALALLYAPVGVFYYAIRSRYRGRKARLAMIVPEVSDLQTYSEIRQAFAQQGVLELTASSASDAALRMLVSIEANKAVNELTNYLGESFMCRVVTFGIVSWNEKQKTRTYTRSIHGGSLPGLDDYRKASAIFKNRWQKVDAKMDRKGKIIEPERYFVKTYSARELIAENVAQKKPWYQDLTTFMSQKETRNQLLFEREELHQMVEKAFLDDSERIFIRVCHESWRRRMGKLGERATKEGANFQSLVRRESERLRTSLARSKNAETLRETVVDFWARAGTNQELQREGLAKLLPLFNENNWRKARDLALLALISYQPQSDEEKEALSEAPQVEEEETDE, from the coding sequence ATGAGAATTCCACTGAACGCCCCTGGCATGACAAGCCTTCATAAGGCGGGACTTGCCGGACTCTATATGACCTTGGAGGCCCTTACCCGTGATCAACGGCTTATCAGCGGCCTTGAATGGCACCTTGAACCGACCAGCGTGACCTTTGATTGGAAAGAGGAACGCCTGAAAGAAGCATTCAGGGATCTGATTTCGGCGTCATTTTGGCTTGATCAAGGATTCATCCGACTGACAGGGCTTGAAATATCCGGTCAGCCCAAACCCGATCAGAAACATCATCTATATAACGCGCTATTGCACAGCTTTCTCCAGTTCGGTCCTCACAGACCAACGGATAGCAAACGAACACTAACATATGAAGTAGATGAACGGACATACAGCATAAAGGACTTTGCACCCGTAAAAAGCTTCAGACATCAAAAAGCGGAAAAAGACTTCGTCGACACCAATGGGAAATTTAAAATGGATGTGGAGACATCAAGTTGGTTGTACCCTGGAGGCAGTCAGAGACATGTCGTTCACGCAGCCACTAAGGTAACCGAGAGGGTAGAGAAGGCGCTCGCCCTGCTTTATGCCCCTGTTGGAGTTTTCTACTACGCGATTAGATCACGATATCGCGGTCGCAAAGCACGCCTTGCGATGATCGTTCCAGAAGTCAGTGACCTGCAGACTTATTCGGAGATCCGTCAGGCATTCGCGCAACAGGGTGTTCTTGAGCTTACCGCCAGTAGCGCGTCGGATGCCGCATTGAGGATGCTGGTTTCCATTGAGGCAAATAAGGCGGTCAACGAACTCACGAATTATCTTGGCGAATCGTTCATGTGTCGTGTGGTCACTTTTGGCATTGTGAGCTGGAACGAAAAACAGAAGACGAGAACGTATACGCGTTCTATTCATGGCGGCAGTCTGCCAGGCTTGGATGATTATCGAAAAGCGTCGGCCATCTTCAAGAACCGGTGGCAGAAAGTCGACGCAAAGATGGATCGCAAAGGCAAGATAATCGAGCCCGAGCGTTACTTCGTAAAGACTTATTCCGCTCGTGAACTCATCGCGGAGAATGTTGCACAAAAAAAGCCGTGGTATCAGGATTTAACGACCTTCATGAGTCAGAAGGAGACACGGAACCAACTTTTATTCGAAAGGGAGGAATTGCACCAAATGGTTGAAAAGGCATTTTTAGATGACAGCGAACGAATCTTTATTCGCGTCTGCCATGAGAGCTGGCGCAGACGGATGGGCAAGCTTGGTGAACGCGCAACGAAGGAAGGAGCTAATTTCCAGAGTTTGGTGAGAAGAGAATCAGAAAGGCTACGGACATCTCTCGCGCGGAGCAAAAACGCAGAAACATTACGCGAAACGGTGGTTGATTTTTGGGCTCGGGCAGGAACAAATCAGGAACTACAGAGAGAAGGGCTAGCGAAATTGCTCCCGTTGTTTAATGAAAACAATTGGCGCAAGGCGCGAGATTTGGCACTGCTTGCGTTGATCAGTTATCAGCCACAGAGCGACGAAGAAAAAGAGGCCCTTAGCGAGGCGCCTCAGGTTGAGGAGGAGGAAACCGATGAGTAA